The Corynebacterium freiburgense region CCGGAACACGCGCCGGACAAGATCTACCCGTCATTGCGTTTATCCATGGTGGGCGTTACGAACATGGACACTATGATTCCCCTGGCTACACTGGCAAAGGCTTTGCAAAAAGCGGATGCATTTTCGTTTCTATTGGATACCGAAGGCAATTTGAAGGTTTTGCAAATTTTCCCGGATCGATGCCGGGCCAATATCGCGGTGTCCAAGACTGCGCAACAGCACTTGAATGGCTCCAACACAATATCGAAAGCTTTGGCGGAGATCCCACAAATATAACGCTTATGGGGCAATCTGCCGGTGGCGGAATCGCACTGTGGTTATCCCGCCGAGATCACTATTGTGGAGCGTTTCGTCGTGTTATTGCACTTTCCCCGGCCTTTCCCCGGCAAGGATTTCATACCCGGATAAAAACCCTCAATCTCCTTACATTAGGGAAAGGAACGAAAGAGTATTTAGCTGAGCTTTCCATAGAAAAGCGCAGCAGAATCTACTGGCGGTTCCGCAATTTTTACTTGGATGATATGGCTCTTGGACCTTATCCCTTCGATCCCGAAGAATTTGCCGAAGTCCCTATGCTTTTAAGCAGTACCCGTGAAGAGATGTTCCTGGAACCAACCGCAAAACTCTTTGATTCACTGCGAATGCATAAACTTGTCATTCAAACCCGTGGACGCACTTTTGGAACTACAAACCCCA contains the following coding sequences:
- a CDS encoding carboxylesterase family protein, with protein sequence MGPQQIPSSTQRQCPSGTVTGCRFGEYETYFSIPFSTTSTDFSEPKLLFHAGNISAETPEARDVGLSITVPTGTRAGQDLPVIAFIHGGRYEHGHYDSPGYTGKGFAKSGCIFVSIGYRRQFEGFANFPGSMPGQYRGVQDCATALEWLQHNIESFGGDPTNITLMGQSAGGGIALWLSRRDHYCGAFRRVIALSPAFPRQGFHTRIKTLNLLTLGKGTKEYLAELSIEKRSRIYWRFRNFYLDDMALGPYPFDPEEFAEVPMLLSSTREEMFLEPTAKLFDSLRMHKLVIQTRGRTFGTTNPKRYIEEMERLGLNRISGHFIGDSTIRRWVSSTAEHAPGPRWLMEFTGVEGLPACHCVDLPLIFNDLYTNPPRITQLLGPNAPKTHAQLAQKVHDIALSFARGETPQWPKYSPQSRICRSISLNGNISVSHDPLRIIRESFACAA